Proteins encoded by one window of Verrucomicrobiia bacterium:
- a CDS encoding DUF1501 domain-containing protein: MLMPYMQSRRNALKKVACGFGYLALAGMANKAGAALAQSPLAAKTPHFKPKAKRVIFIFMQGGPSHVDTFDYKPILTERDGEMRDFMDSRKIANSGTKAASSQRIQKPLWNFKQYGQCGRWASDLFPETAKHSDDLCFIKSMQTEGIAHGPATLFLHTGATNFIRPSMGSWITYGLGTENDNMPGFVTISPSSGNGGPRNFGTAFLPPVYQGTALGKAGAPAAEATIRNLKNGGFDMASQRRQFDLLQAMNAEQLKQHPGNSELEAVINSYELAWRMQGAAPGVIDIANESPATLALYGIGEKDTDNFGRQCLLARRMAESGVRYIQVTYGDNTANPAWDQHSNLPKHEQHARAVDKPIAGLLADLKQRGLLEDTIVWWGAEFGRTPYAEKNGTGRDHNANGFTVWLAGGGVKPGFSYGETDEFGHFAVQDKVHMHDLHATILHLLGLDHEKLTYRYDGRNFRLTDVHGHVVKEIIA; this comes from the coding sequence ATGCTGATGCCTTACATGCAGTCCCGGCGGAACGCGCTGAAGAAAGTCGCGTGCGGGTTCGGTTACCTCGCGCTTGCGGGCATGGCGAACAAGGCGGGGGCCGCGCTGGCGCAGAGTCCGCTCGCGGCGAAGACGCCGCATTTCAAGCCGAAGGCCAAGCGCGTCATCTTCATCTTCATGCAGGGCGGGCCGAGCCATGTCGATACGTTCGATTACAAGCCGATCCTCACGGAGCGCGATGGCGAGATGCGGGATTTCATGGATTCGCGGAAGATCGCGAACTCGGGCACCAAGGCGGCATCGTCCCAACGCATCCAGAAGCCGTTGTGGAATTTCAAGCAATACGGACAGTGCGGGCGTTGGGCGTCTGACTTGTTCCCGGAAACGGCGAAGCACTCGGATGATCTGTGCTTCATCAAGTCCATGCAGACGGAAGGCATCGCGCATGGTCCGGCGACGTTGTTCTTGCACACGGGGGCAACGAATTTCATCCGGCCTTCGATGGGGTCATGGATCACGTATGGTCTCGGCACGGAGAATGATAACATGCCGGGCTTTGTGACGATCAGTCCGTCGAGCGGCAATGGTGGGCCGAGGAATTTTGGCACGGCGTTCCTGCCGCCGGTTTATCAGGGCACGGCCTTGGGCAAGGCGGGTGCGCCTGCGGCTGAGGCTACTATCCGGAATCTTAAGAATGGCGGGTTCGACATGGCGTCGCAACGGCGGCAGTTTGACTTGTTGCAAGCGATGAATGCAGAGCAGTTGAAGCAGCATCCGGGCAACAGCGAGCTGGAAGCGGTGATCAACTCATACGAACTCGCGTGGCGCATGCAGGGTGCGGCACCGGGCGTGATCGACATCGCGAATGAATCTCCGGCGACGCTGGCGCTGTACGGCATCGGTGAGAAGGATACGGATAATTTCGGGCGGCAATGCCTGTTGGCGCGGCGCATGGCGGAATCCGGCGTGCGCTACATCCAGGTGACTTACGGTGATAACACGGCGAACCCGGCGTGGGATCAGCACTCGAATTTGCCGAAGCATGAGCAGCACGCGCGCGCGGTGGATAAGCCGATCGCGGGCTTGCTGGCGGATTTGAAGCAGCGCGGGCTCTTGGAAGATACGATCGTGTGGTGGGGCGCGGAGTTTGGTCGTACGCCGTATGCGGAGAAGAACGGCACGGGTCGCGATCACAATGCGAACGGGTTCACCGTTTGGCTCGCAGGTGGCGGTGTGAAGCCGGGCTTCAGCTACGGTGAGACGGATGAGTTCGGCCATTTCGCGGTGCAGGACAAGGTGCACATGCACGATCTGCACGCGACGATCTTGCATCTGCTAGGTCTCGATCATGAGAAGCTGACGTACCGTTATGATGGGCGGAACTTCCGGCTCACGGATGTGCATGGACATGTGGTGAAGGAGATCATTGCGTAG
- a CDS encoding AraC family transcriptional regulator, with product MISRAQLLQGLSPFVRFAANPVRDAWRVERRVLRDFLLFQVESGRGELVFDEVTVPLEAGGWYCVPPRVPHVLEGFAPPQMRVPYVHFDAVFHARYADLPMAPAGFLDARHPGIQRDVFAEAGFSLKGRLHPKVFGEAKQQLLRIIELFEQQSVYSRLESSGLLLQLLANLLEGTQHPPQSDAAEAVRFMEISLAEDRVKRMRSKELTEKTGYHPVHLGRLFKQQKGMTPREYQRRLKINRAKDLLRHTNLSLTAIAAQCGFSSLALFSRTFRQLEGMSPSEYIMGKE from the coding sequence ATGATTTCGCGTGCGCAATTGCTTCAGGGGTTAAGTCCGTTCGTTCGCTTTGCGGCGAATCCGGTGCGGGATGCCTGGCGGGTGGAGCGGCGGGTGTTGCGAGATTTTCTTTTGTTCCAGGTGGAGAGCGGACGCGGTGAACTGGTCTTTGATGAAGTGACGGTTCCGTTGGAGGCTGGTGGATGGTATTGTGTGCCGCCGCGAGTGCCGCATGTGCTGGAGGGGTTCGCGCCGCCGCAGATGCGGGTGCCGTATGTGCATTTCGATGCGGTGTTCCATGCGCGTTATGCGGATCTGCCGATGGCACCAGCGGGATTCTTGGATGCCAGGCATCCGGGGATCCAGCGGGATGTGTTTGCGGAGGCGGGCTTTTCGTTGAAGGGGCGGTTGCATCCGAAAGTGTTTGGGGAGGCGAAGCAGCAGTTATTGAGGATCATCGAGTTGTTTGAACAACAGTCGGTTTATTCGCGGTTGGAGTCTTCGGGACTGTTGCTGCAACTGCTGGCAAATCTGCTGGAGGGCACGCAGCATCCGCCGCAATCGGATGCGGCAGAGGCGGTGCGGTTCATGGAGATTTCATTGGCGGAAGACCGGGTGAAACGGATGCGCTCAAAGGAACTCACGGAGAAGACGGGGTATCATCCGGTGCATTTGGGGCGGCTCTTCAAACAGCAGAAGGGGATGACGCCGCGCGAGTATCAGCGGCGGTTGAAGATCAATCGCGCGAAGGATCTGTTACGGCATACGAATCTCTCATTGACGGCGATCGCGGCGCAGTGCGGGTTCAGCAGTCTGGCGTTGTTCTCGCGGACGTTCCGGCAGTTGGAGGGGATGTCGCCGAGTGAGTATATCATGGGGAAGGAATGA
- a CDS encoding exodeoxyribonuclease III yields the protein MKLVSWNVNGVRSALGKGLLDFMGSSKPEILCLQETKAEQSQVVDMLWPKDYHQFWNSAEKKGYSGTAIFTKEKPQNVTYGMGQKEVDTEGRIVNAEFKDFHLVCVYTPNSQRELERLDYRTNIWDKSFRNHLKKLELSKPVIFCGDLNVAHKEIDLKNPKTNVRNAGFTIEERNSFDETLALGYVDTFREFEKGPSHYSWWSYRPGIRERNIGWRIDYFCLSQKLRKRLKKAWIKPHIMGSDHCPVAIELDY from the coding sequence ATGAAACTCGTCTCTTGGAACGTCAACGGTGTGCGCTCGGCGCTCGGCAAAGGTCTGCTGGATTTCATGGGCAGCTCGAAGCCGGAGATCCTGTGCCTGCAAGAGACGAAGGCGGAGCAAAGTCAGGTCGTCGATATGCTTTGGCCGAAGGATTATCACCAATTCTGGAACTCGGCGGAGAAGAAGGGTTATTCCGGCACCGCCATCTTCACGAAGGAAAAGCCGCAGAACGTCACTTACGGCATGGGTCAGAAAGAGGTGGATACCGAGGGGCGCATCGTGAACGCCGAGTTTAAGGATTTTCATCTCGTCTGCGTTTACACGCCGAATTCCCAGCGCGAACTGGAACGGCTCGATTACCGCACGAACATCTGGGACAAATCATTTCGCAATCACCTCAAGAAACTCGAACTCAGCAAGCCGGTCATTTTCTGCGGCGACTTGAATGTGGCGCATAAGGAGATTGATCTGAAGAATCCGAAGACCAATGTGCGCAATGCGGGCTTCACCATCGAGGAGCGCAACAGCTTCGACGAAACGCTCGCGCTCGGTTATGTGGATACCTTCCGCGAATTCGAGAAAGGGCCGAGTCATTACTCCTGGTGGAGCTATCGCCCGGGCATTCGCGAGCGTAACATCGGGTGGCGTATCGACTACTTCTGCCTCTCGCAAAAGCTGCGCAAGCGTTTGAAAAAAGCTTGGATCAAGCCGCACATCATGGGCTCGGATCATTGCCCGGTGGCGATCGAGCTGGATTATTGA
- a CDS encoding DUF1553 domain-containing protein, producing the protein MDFFEKKIRPILAERCYECHAADKKVKGGLLLDTAEGWKKGGDTGPAIIPGDLEKSLVIKAVQYHDTDFQMPPKNKLPQAEIAALEQWVKMGAPDPRTHKVTLAKSGMTVEEGRNFWAYKLPQKGTVPSVKDAAWSRGDVDKFLLAKLESKNLKPSADANKETLVRRVYFDLIGLPPTPEQIDAFVNDKSANAYEKLVDGLLASPHFGERWGRHWLDVVRYAESVTLRGLVYKEAWKYRDYVIDSFNLDVPFNQLVQEHVAGDLMTGSIEQRQRQILGTAFLAMGNTTLEEQDKKQLAMDVVDEQLDTIGKAFMGQALGCARCHDHKFDPIPTKDYYAMAGILRSTRSLETANVSRWVEVGAPLPADLEAKAVAHEKAVAALEKELKDLKAKQNKMVAANIDKGSEKTPKILAPGDLPGIVVDDEQAKKVGEWTHSVYTKSFVGSGYLHDGDSDKGKKTLTFVPDIRKNGNYEVRLAYVHAVNRSASVPVTILTADGEVYLQVNQKEVPPIMGRFVSLGRHRFEKSGAGFVLVSNEGTDGVVGADAVQFIPVEDLANANIVTAPTGSGSEKDKKKDAELAAMNAEVKRMEAEMKRLTESAEVRPKVMSVEEEKEPGDTFVHIRGSVHTLGEKVPRGFMQVAMHGPAPVIPEKQSGRLEFGEWLSSNNNPLTARVYVNRAWHWLFGEGLVRSVDNFGTTGDVPTHPELLDHLAVKFMEEGWSTKKLVRELMLSRAYQMSSVASEAAKQADPENKLLSHANRRRLEAEQIRDTIISLSGQLNLEAKGGPTMKPNTNADYNYKHEETRRSIYMPVLRNSLPDIFEVFDFADPSVVVGKRNTSTVAPQALYLMNHPFVVEQAQLAAKKLLTEGGDDRAKIERAYRSALGRSPTSGEREVALKFVTEAGDGKQALEAWGQFYQVLFASLDFRYLN; encoded by the coding sequence GTGGACTTTTTCGAAAAGAAAATCCGTCCGATTTTGGCAGAGCGTTGTTATGAATGTCACGCGGCGGATAAAAAGGTGAAGGGCGGTTTGCTGCTGGATACGGCGGAGGGGTGGAAGAAGGGTGGCGATACGGGACCGGCGATCATTCCGGGAGACCTGGAAAAATCTTTGGTGATCAAGGCGGTGCAGTATCACGACACGGACTTCCAGATGCCGCCGAAGAACAAGCTGCCGCAAGCGGAGATCGCGGCGCTGGAGCAGTGGGTGAAGATGGGCGCGCCGGACCCGCGCACGCATAAGGTGACGCTGGCGAAGAGCGGGATGACGGTGGAGGAAGGTAGAAATTTCTGGGCTTACAAGCTGCCGCAAAAAGGAACAGTTCCATCAGTGAAGGATGCGGCGTGGTCACGTGGGGACGTGGATAAGTTTCTGCTCGCGAAGTTGGAATCGAAGAATCTCAAGCCGAGTGCGGATGCGAATAAGGAGACTTTGGTGCGGCGCGTTTACTTTGATCTCATCGGATTGCCGCCGACGCCGGAGCAGATCGATGCGTTCGTGAATGACAAATCCGCGAATGCCTATGAGAAGCTGGTGGATGGGTTGCTGGCGTCGCCGCACTTTGGTGAGCGTTGGGGGCGGCATTGGCTGGATGTGGTGCGTTATGCGGAGTCGGTTACCTTGCGCGGATTGGTTTACAAGGAAGCGTGGAAGTATCGGGATTACGTGATCGATTCGTTCAATCTGGATGTGCCGTTCAATCAGCTCGTGCAGGAGCATGTGGCGGGTGACTTGATGACGGGCAGCATCGAGCAGCGGCAGCGTCAGATTTTGGGCACGGCGTTTCTGGCGATGGGCAATACGACGCTGGAGGAGCAGGACAAGAAGCAGCTCGCGATGGATGTGGTGGATGAGCAATTGGATACAATCGGCAAGGCGTTTATGGGGCAGGCGCTTGGTTGCGCGCGGTGCCATGACCACAAGTTCGATCCCATCCCGACGAAAGATTATTACGCGATGGCGGGCATCCTGCGCAGCACGCGTTCGCTGGAGACGGCGAATGTCTCGCGCTGGGTGGAGGTGGGTGCGCCCTTGCCAGCGGATTTGGAGGCAAAAGCGGTTGCGCATGAGAAGGCGGTGGCGGCGCTGGAGAAGGAATTGAAGGACCTGAAGGCGAAACAGAACAAAATGGTGGCGGCGAATATCGACAAGGGTTCGGAGAAGACGCCGAAGATTTTAGCGCCGGGAGATCTGCCGGGCATCGTGGTGGATGATGAGCAGGCGAAGAAAGTGGGTGAGTGGACTCATTCGGTGTATACGAAATCGTTCGTGGGCAGCGGTTATCTGCATGATGGCGACAGTGACAAGGGCAAGAAGACGCTGACCTTCGTGCCGGACATCCGCAAGAACGGCAACTACGAGGTGCGCCTGGCTTATGTGCATGCGGTGAATCGTTCGGCGAGCGTACCGGTGACGATTCTCACGGCGGATGGCGAAGTCTATTTGCAAGTGAACCAGAAAGAAGTGCCGCCGATCATGGGACGGTTTGTCTCGCTGGGGCGGCATCGCTTCGAGAAGAGCGGCGCGGGTTTTGTGCTGGTATCGAATGAGGGCACAGATGGTGTGGTGGGTGCGGATGCGGTGCAGTTCATCCCGGTGGAGGACTTGGCGAACGCGAACATCGTGACGGCCCCGACGGGTTCGGGCAGCGAGAAAGATAAGAAGAAGGATGCGGAGCTGGCGGCGATGAACGCGGAAGTGAAGCGCATGGAGGCGGAGATGAAGCGGCTGACAGAATCCGCAGAGGTAAGGCCCAAGGTGATGTCGGTGGAAGAAGAGAAGGAGCCGGGTGATACGTTTGTCCATATCCGTGGCAGTGTGCATACGCTGGGCGAGAAGGTGCCACGCGGCTTCATGCAGGTGGCGATGCATGGGCCGGCTCCGGTGATCCCGGAGAAGCAGAGCGGGCGTTTGGAATTCGGTGAGTGGCTCTCCAGCAATAACAACCCTCTCACAGCTCGCGTGTATGTGAACCGCGCCTGGCACTGGCTCTTCGGTGAAGGTCTGGTGCGCTCGGTCGATAATTTCGGCACCACGGGCGATGTTCCGACACATCCGGAACTGCTCGATCATCTGGCGGTGAAATTCATGGAGGAGGGTTGGTCCACGAAGAAGCTGGTGCGGGAGCTGATGTTGTCACGTGCTTACCAGATGTCCTCGGTGGCAAGCGAGGCGGCGAAGCAAGCGGACCCGGAGAACAAGTTGCTGAGCCATGCGAACCGTCGCCGGTTGGAAGCGGAGCAGATCCGTGATACGATCATCAGCTTGAGCGGTCAGTTGAACTTGGAAGCGAAGGGTGGTCCGACGATGAAGCCGAACACGAACGCGGATTATAATTACAAGCACGAGGAGACGCGGCGCAGCATTTACATGCCGGTATTGCGCAATTCGTTGCCGGATATTTTCGAGGTGTTCGATTTCGCGGACCCGAGCGTGGTGGTGGGCAAGCGCAATACGAGCACGGTGGCACCGCAGGCGCTCTATCTGATGAACCATCCGTTCGTGGTGGAGCAGGCGCAACTGGCGGCGAAGAAGCTGCTGACGGAAGGTGGCGACGATCGCGCGAAGATCGAGCGGGCGTATCGCAGTGCGCTGGGGCGCTCACCCACTTCCGGCGAGCGCGAAGTGGCGTTGAAATTTGTGACGGAAGCGGGTGATGGCAAGCAAGCGTTGGAAGCCTGGGGGCAGTTCTACCAGGTGTTGTTCGCGAGCTTGGATTTCCGGTATTTGAATTGA
- a CDS encoding SMI1/KNR4 family protein, translating to MSPDSFITKRRVLLLLSITSVLGFALLLAVFRFGPGLAGRMMFYPSPPALPPEIQTDVTNLLAQLELELQTKAPQGLAELKPGLSPEAILEIERKHGLTLPPDIRALYQWRNGQPSGSTNEIIPGHYFQSLEDAVMINKMTQPRGVLDEFILGHQRGWLPIFGDGASDGYFLDTAKTAKPGHFFYHMAEDSHYIYFTSFRNFLAGLNECYAQNIIRYDPAEQVLTEDYQRSQQVWSKYATDVQP from the coding sequence ATGTCGCCAGATTCATTCATAACCAAACGTCGAGTATTGCTATTATTAAGCATCACATCTGTGCTCGGCTTCGCGTTGCTCCTGGCAGTGTTTCGATTTGGGCCGGGACTGGCGGGGCGGATGATGTTTTACCCCTCTCCCCCCGCATTGCCGCCTGAGATACAGACTGATGTCACCAATCTGTTGGCTCAACTTGAATTAGAACTCCAAACCAAAGCCCCGCAAGGGTTGGCGGAACTGAAGCCTGGTCTTTCACCTGAAGCCATTCTGGAAATCGAACGGAAGCATGGCTTAACCCTGCCGCCTGATATCCGCGCACTGTATCAGTGGCGAAATGGCCAGCCATCTGGCAGCACCAACGAGATCATCCCAGGACATTACTTTCAGTCTTTGGAAGACGCCGTGATGATCAATAAAATGACCCAGCCCAGAGGTGTTTTGGATGAATTCATCCTCGGCCATCAACGCGGTTGGCTGCCGATATTTGGAGATGGTGCGTCTGATGGCTATTTTCTGGATACCGCCAAAACGGCCAAGCCGGGGCATTTCTTCTATCACATGGCGGAAGACAGCCATTACATCTATTTTACATCCTTCCGAAATTTTTTGGCGGGTCTGAATGAATGCTATGCACAGAACATCATCCGCTATGACCCGGCGGAGCAGGTTTTGACCGAAGATTACCAGCGATCTCAACAGGTGTGGAGCAAGTATGCGACTGACGTGCAGCCATAA